The region aaataagaCTCACACACAAGACCGGGGGTTTACAAATCTCGCCGAGAAATGAACGTTGTCTCTCtcactctttctctctctctGTGTCGGATCAAATTTAGGGTTACGAGCAAAGCTGTTGATAAGACGAACAACAACGCGCCATCGGTTGGTCAATTAAACTTTTGGACCGGAGACTCGGGTCAGCCCATTCCTGGGAGTTTTGGTTTTTTTTGATAGGATGGAAATTTTGGTTTGCAAAAAAATAAGATTTATTTATTCGCCAAAATTATATTACGCTTAAGTACTTCTCAAATATaattaaaaagtcaaaaatcTAATATCTGAAAAATAGACATAAAAATAATGTTTATCAAATGTTAAGGAATAATGTATAGTACTATTTTTACAAGTAACTGTGCATGCTTGgctttttatttattttttaaaaaaataattcaataataAAAGTCATACAGTATCTATATGTATAAGCTGTTGAATCCTTTTTTCTTATCATAAAACAATTTTTTGAAAAGATATACACATTTTGTATCCTTCAATTATCGTTATTTTAAGTAATCGATCATGAATTAATCATCATAAAAACCATTGTCACTGATCCTATAGCATACTACAAGCATGAAAATTAACAATGTCAATAACATAAATACTATTTTATTTGTGCAAAGATTTTAATTTGCTAATTTTACTTTTAATTCACTTTTGTTTTTTCTGGTCACGAAAACAGTGTgctttaattttataattaatttaaagtTATTAGGATATTTAAAATCAATTTATAACTATTTCTTAATTACTTAGACAACGTGAGAAATGTGAGTAAGGTTCAGATGGCAGAGCTCGTAAAACAGAGCAAACAAttttttaattgcaaaaataccTGAATATCTAATCAAAACAGACGATTGCTATTGAGTGCTTAAATTCAAACAAGAATGTTTTGATAATTCAAACAAAAGAGTTTTGACAGAAACTCCAAAGATGCACCAAATACCCTCAGAATCAACCTGAATCGCTGTTCCTTGGGGAAACGCGGTTATCATCCACCGGACTCATATCCTCCCGCGGGCTCAGACTAGGCTTGTGGCCATTTTCTTCTTCAGGACTCCTACGCCTGTGGCTCTGTCTCTCAGCATCATCAATAGGACTCCAGCTCCTTGCCTTGCTCCGCCTACGGTGATCTGACCCATTTCCCTGCTTGCTATTACCGGGGGAAGGAGTGGCTCTACCTCGTGGGCTTCGCTCATCAGGTGATGGACTGTGCTTCCTCCCTTTAGTTGGTGGCGGTGAAGATCTGCGTCGCCTAGGACTCCTTGATCTTCTCTCTGCACGTTCAACGCTACGCTCCTTTGGAGGTGATCTTGAACGGCTGGAGCCATAATAACAATGTCAGGACGATACAGAAGGAAGTTCAGTTGCGAGTAAAAAGTACCAACTACTATATTAATACATATTATGATTAATAAACCTGTAGCTGCGATCCCTGCTGTAACTACGGCTACGACTTCTGCCATGGCCAGGAGAAGGTGTCCGAGAGTAACTTCGTGCCCGTCTAGTACAAAGAGTATTCGCTTAGATTAAGTGCTCGGCACTCAAAAAtaaagtaaataaaaaaaatatttgaagaCCATACTTGAGTTTTTTGGGACTGTTCTGACAATTCTTTTCTATATGACCACGGTCCCCACAGCGATAACATTTGTTCTTCCAGTCTCCGGCCTTGCAATCACGAGCCCAGTGACCATCAATTCCGCAATTAAAGCATCGCCCTGACCCAGGAGCAGGCCCTTTCCCAAGGAATTCCCGAGATCCACCTGGCCCACGTGGCGCCTACATTGCATATTAAATACGTTTAGCAAATATTACTGTGTGAATATAATTGCACCATTAAAGAAATGATAATTTGGTAACATCCACAATGAGAATACTTTTATTACACACAAAATAAAGATTCAATAAGATGATGACAAAGGAGAAGTTTTACATACATACAAACAGCACAAATACAACAAAAGCAAACCAAAATTATCACAAAAAAGGAGTGAGAACTGAAGAGCATAGTAAATCTCATACATTGCCAAGTTTCTTCAACAAAAAGGATTATAACAAagaaaaacatataaaaagaCAACTACAGAGGCAAAAGGCAATATAATCAATTTTCCTGCCTAGTGGACATCAACACCGAAAGCCTAAAATAGACAAGCCTCATCCAAAATCTTACATAAGATCCAAAATCTAGCACTTAAAAAACAAAAGTGCTATACATTTGCCTACATAGTCTGTTCATTTTCCAATACTGTAAATAAGTCAAGATGATAAATAATAAAGTAAATATTAGTAATAAACAAGCAAGCATAGCTAGATACTGTAATAATGCAGAGACACCAATCACAACAAGAGACTAAAAAGTCAGTGATTATGATCAGTTATCAATTTTCAGAGAACAAACAATATACActtgtataaaaaaatatcggaAAACAAACAAAATACAGTTGTACAAAAAAAACAGCTCACTAGACTAAATTAACCGTAATAACACAACACAATAGAACTAAAGCATATCACGATGAGCTTACCCCCTTTGCAAATTCTACTACAATACGACTCCCATCAACATCTCGACCATTTAAGCTGTATCTTGCATCATCAGCATCTCGAGAATCACTAAATTCCTACAACCATTATGGGAAATAGAAAATTCATCATACTTTCCCTATTAACTGAAAGAAGCTTCCGCCTAGACAggaaagaagaatacataaaaaaaaggaaaataaaaaagaacAACGATAGGAAATCGCGTACCACAAAGGCGAAGTCACGCTTCATATCCACATCACGTACTCTGCGAATGGTGCCAGAAACAACAAGACCATCATCATAAAAGAACTAAAGAGTTGGTACCTTGCCCCACAAAGATGTACTAAACTCCACTTTGAAATTGTTGCCATTTCCATCAAAAAAATAAGCAATAATATTATAGAAAGAATCTCCAAAGTTCCCTACACACTCATCAAGAATTGCGACCAATTCCACCAGGGGCAACCTCTCACCACAAACCTCCAGGTGAAGCCCGGAAACCTTCATGAAGATCATTCAAGTTAAGTAACTTAGATGAGAGGCGAAACTTTTTgaaaatttgttttcgtaaaaaATTGAGTGTCAATGTCAGGTTTGGATATGTATTGGCAAAGACTTCGTCTTTGAGACTTTGACTACTTCCCCCATAGTAAAACAACCCCGGAATGTGACCACTGGCCACTTTGGggaagaattaataaattattttaaacccAAAATATCAGTCAATCGACACGTGTTATAATTAACTTAGTAACCCCAAAAAGTAATTGGCAAACTCATACCGAAAATTCAAGATATCATTCACAATCTTATTTCCAATATAAATTAAAACACTGGAAGAATTATATGTAATATAATACATGGATGCAAACAACAGGAATTTTGTATACATAGTCATTACCACCTTTGTGCATCAGCTCAATTAAAATTTTACCTTCCATATCTGCTAAAAACATCCTCCAAGTCCCGGGATCTTGTCCGTGAAGACAAGTGGCCGACATAGAGACGTGTAGTTCCATGGCGATCATCGTAGCGAGGCATTGTCCCTAAAACAAACATAATACTGATTTAATGCATAACCACAAAAAAAATATACAAATAACCACATTCATAACCTTATAGTTTTCCAGACCAATATAGTTTGCTGGCATTGTTCTTCTAACTACCTCAtacataattaatatttataGGGCATTCCTTTCCATTTAACTAGCATCAGAATAATACTACATTTTTAACAAAAACCGGTTGCTGATAAAGAACAAGCATCTTCAGTGAAACTAATACAGTTATAGTTGACATGctttatgaaaaataaatatcGAAATCTAAATTATACTAAATGACTGCATAACTTATGTTTCATATACACAAGTTCAAGTAAATACTATACAGTAATTAGAGTATAATAAGTCATGAAACTACTTACTTAATCAGGACAAAGTCATAATTTTACGACAGTAATAGCTTGCTAATTAACTAACCAACAGATTTATAGTTGAAATGCTTTCGGAGATACAGATATCGAAAGTTAACTATACTAAATCACTCCGTAACTCAGTTACTATACAAGATAGACACAGGTTGATATAATCATTATACAAACACTCAGCTACGTGGTAAGCTAGAGACGTCAACAATCTAACCTATATTTGAACTGGAGTTAACAGCCAAAAAAAGAGTAAAGTAGCACAGATCAGTGTAATTAATCAAAGTATACAGAGAGTAAGAGTATCAAAAATCACAGATCTAACAGGCTCTTAATTAACAGTATCAAAGCTTTAAAAGGAGATAAACTTGTAAAATAAACATATAGATGGATTTTAACATTAATAAGTGAATAGAAATAGATCCAGTGCGTAAGAACAAGGAATTTAcctgggagagagagagagagagagagagagagagagagatggccGGGGGAGAAAAACAAAGACTGGATTGGGTTAAAACTCTTCTTACCCGGCGCTGTGTTTATTAGAGAGACCCCGATAATAATCAACGGCCTGGATTAAAGGGAATAAACTAGTTGGGCTTTGGATTTAAAGCTGCTTGGGCTTTAGTATGTGCGATTTGTTTACTTGTTTTTGTTGTTTGTGCTACGCAGTCTCgaagttttttttttttttttttttactaatTTGACTTATAAGTCTCGAAGTTTTTTTATAAGATAATAATGACATCTTATGCTATCgtgttaataaataattaaaaatattagaCTCATTTTAGATGAGTGTAAACAATATTGACTGACGAAATATATAACTTAAGCAGGTAAAGCTAAATCACAAAATTAAAATCCAAGCTAAATCATAAAATTGAAACTCATAAATTTTTGACTAATTAAATTGCAGGAAAATTGGTGCCTGAAAAAATGCAGCAAACGCGTAGAGAATAAAAACTACAAATTGCAAAGTTCAAACTGAATAATAGTTTTATTGAATAAAAGTAAAGAACATCAGAGGCACGCCATTTGCAAACAATCTCATATATTATTTTCCTTGTAAAAATATAGTATGACTTATGAAAAAGTCAAGTGATCTGCATGCACCAAGTAAGATAACAACgtcaaataaaaaataatttttgttaTGTAAATGTAATCATACTATAATTGTTTTTATTTTCTTTGTTGTTGATTTTTCCGTAATTGATATGTACTCAATATCAGCCAAATTAATCACACTTGCCTGCAAATTCAATGAACGGAATTTATTATCAAGAAATGGCTAATAATGACTCAAACCCAGTGGCGAAGCCAGCACCGAAAGCGAGGAGGGGCCAAAAAattttcttcaacaaattttaatttttataaaaaattgatTTCAAGTTTTAAAATAAAGTTGTCATGCAACAAATAATCACATTTTTTTATAGTTGTTCAAGAATATGAATAGTAAGTTATCTAATTGTCACGTTCAGATTGAAAAATGCAAATGTCATATAACCGCTACCGCATAGCAATTATAGAGTCAAAATCAAGGtcaaataaattttaatttttataaaaaattgatTTCAAGTTTTAAAATAAAGTTGTCATGCAACAAATAATCACATTTTTTTATAGTTGTTCAAGAATATGAATAGTAAGTTATCTAATTGTCACGTTCAAATTGAAAAATGCAAATGTCATATAACCGCTACCGCATAGCAATTATAGAGTCAAAATCAAGGtcaaataaattttaatttttataaaaaattgatTTCAAGTTTTAAAATAAAGTTGTCATGCAACAAATAATCACATTTTTTTATAGTTGTTCAAGAATATGAATAGTAAGTTATCTAATTGTCACGTTCAAATTGAAAAATGCAAATGTCATATAACCGCTACCGCATAGCAATTATAGAGTCAAAATCAAGGtcaaataaattttaatttttataaaaaattgatTTCAAGTTTTAAAATAAAGTTGTCATGCAACAAATAATCATATTTTTTTATAGTTGTTCAAGAATATGAATAGTAAGTTATCTAATTGTCACGTTCAAATTGAAAAATGCAAATGTCATATAACCGCTACCGCATAGCAATTATAGAGTCAAAATCAAGGTCAGATAAATTTTGAAATACGGGAACGTACTTAGTTAAACCGACTCTGTTAAAAAAATGAATCATTACACTGAAGATGTAAAAGTACTTATTTATACTatctataataaccggaatgggagtataatttggttcaacggttattgcctaattttggttattaaaaaaatatataaatagtgttatatatccgataaactattaatttattaaactactacacacatagtctacttatcctactaaattaCAATAACAATTTATcctattatttaaaaaaataaaaaatagtattatatatccgctaaactactaaattgatAAAGTACTAAATATAGTATAATTATCTTACTAAACTACGATCACATGTTATCccattattttattataaatttataattattatatatttatataaaaattttaaaattataatatgacgggataaataaaaaatttaaatattaattggaACCCGTGGATCGCCCAAAATTTAAGCTAGTATTATATAGTACTTTAAACAACGTTGAATTATTAATTCTTGTAAAAACATGAGCGTTAATATTTTCCCTACTCTTAATTTTTTTTGCTTTGTACTTCTGAATGAAGCTGGCAATTCGTTcgtttcgtgtactttcgtgccgtgtactttcgtgtttcgtgtcaTGAGTGTCTAACCCAAACCCGAACCGTTAAGGATTCGTTTcgtttcgtgttcgtgtaccttcatttcgtgtcgtgtttcgtgtaatttaaaattaataataaaaataaagataaataaaatatatatttaatattaagtTTTTACTAGTCGAGTCTTAAGTCAATAAGTCATAAAGACTCAAGTGCAATCTAGTtttatgaaatttaaatttgaatataTTTTGTATCTATACTTTGTAaatattatatgtaaaatattattgtaagatatatgtattcataaaattttgataaatttatttaaatatttatttatttcgtgtactttcgtttcgtgtcgtgtaccaGGTGTAAACCCAAAACCGACACTAAATTCatccgtgtactttcgtgttcgtgtaccaaaaatgtcaaaccaaaccCGTTAATTTCGTGTAGTTTTCGTGTCGTGTTATCGTGTCTTGTACGAACGTTAATTTCGTGTAGTTTTCGTGTCGTGTTATCATGTTTTGTACGAAATTGCCGGCTCTACTTCTGACAATAAGTATTATGGGCTTCTCGTGAATTTCTTTGTATCTAGCATCAGCCATAACAGCCAGATTCCCAGATTGCAACTCCAGGAGAATTCCTACAATATTTAAAATGTGATAAACGAGACATACATAATATACATTTTGAATGACAACTTTAACATATTTCATCATATATGGTTATTAATTTCTTGCAAATTCAACAATGAAATATGTTAGGACACCTTTCATCAGTGATCTGGAATTTCACAATCACTCGGTTTCCATACATTGTTTTGATAGACGATAATTTTTCATAGTTCTCGACAACTTCAATGACATTTAATAACCATACAAAAATAGTTTCAAAGCAGATAATCAATAAcagtttttaatattttttaatattataatcaTACTTAAAAATTGTAACATAACATGTTAAAACTCAGGAAACTCTGGATTAGCTTAAGAATTTGCCAGAGTGAATAGATGTCCCAAATCAACAAACTCCAATTTGTGTATTGAAATCATGGAATCATCTTCTTTCAACTTCTCAACATATGTTGCGTGTGAAAAATTTATCAGAATAGTTGACGAGACAGATCTCAAAGAACCGGGTGCATTTTTCATATAAAAGTTGGAAATTATATCAATTCCTCCCTCAAACACTTTAACTTTCTTCGATAGAGTATTTCAATTTTTCCGCATATATGAAAGTTTGATTCCTCCCTCAAACACTTTAACTGTCTTCGATAGATTATTTCAATTTTTCCGCATAAATGAAAGTTTGAACGTGAGTATCATGTCATTGAAATTACATAAAAATGTGTGTAAATAAAATAGCAAATTAACACAACAGTTTTATGGGAATTAAATGTGTACCGGATGCTAATATTATATTACGATGGGTGATTGTGATATACTATTAGAAAAGAGAAGAAAATTAAGGATTGTAATTAACTTATTTTCTCGTCGAGAAGGATAAGATTGTATCATTTCATTACATCAGTTTCATTGTTATTTGATATACAAAAGTCCAGCACAAAGAGTTGAACATATGGAGTCATAACAGTATTTGCTTTGCTC is a window of Apium graveolens cultivar Ventura chromosome 11, ASM990537v1, whole genome shotgun sequence DNA encoding:
- the LOC141697793 gene encoding uncharacterized protein LOC141697793 isoform X2 codes for the protein MPRYDDRHGTTRLYVGHLSSRTRSRDLEDVFSRYGRFPGFTWRFVVRGCPWWNWSQFLMSVVRDVDMKRDFAFVEFSDSRDADDARYSLNGRDVDGSRIVVEFAKGAPRGPGGSREFLGKGPAPGSGRCFNCGIDGHWARDCKAGDWKNKCYRCGDRGHIEKNCQNSPKKLKRARSYSRTPSPGHGRSRSRSYSRDRSYSRSRSPPKERSVERAERRSRSPRRRRSSPPPTKGRKHSPSPDERSPRGRATPSPGNSKQGNGSDHRRRSKARSWSPIDDAERQSHRRRSPEEENGHKPSLSPREDMSPVDDNRVSPRNSDSG
- the LOC141697793 gene encoding uncharacterized protein LOC141697793 isoform X1, which gives rise to MPRYDDRHGTTRLYVGHLSSRTRSRDLEDVFSRYGRVRDVDMKRDFAFVEFSDSRDADDARYSLNGRDVDGSRIVVEFAKGAPRGPGGSREFLGKGPAPGSGRCFNCGIDGHWARDCKAGDWKNKCYRCGDRGHIEKNCQNSPKKLKRARSYSRTPSPGHGRSRSRSYSRDRSYSRSRSPPKERSVERAERRSRSPRRRRSSPPPTKGRKHSPSPDERSPRGRATPSPGNSKQGNGSDHRRRSKARSWSPIDDAERQSHRRRSPEEENGHKPSLSPREDMSPVDDNRVSPRNSDSG